A genome region from Clostridium sp. JN-9 includes the following:
- a CDS encoding MarR family transcriptional regulator, protein MDKSLNILNELLVDTFNDILEIEQMALQSGAFNDLSVTEIHTIDAIGMYELKSMSEVAGKLDITVGTLTTAINHLVRKQYVERMRNEEDRRVVQIKLTKKGKLAYRIHEKFHHDMVLATIEGLSHEEEVVLVRSLDKLNNFFKEKYHLKGSKKEIKNE, encoded by the coding sequence GTGGATAAAAGTCTAAATATATTAAATGAACTTTTGGTAGACACATTTAATGATATTTTGGAAATTGAACAAATGGCTCTGCAAAGTGGAGCATTTAACGATTTGTCAGTAACAGAGATTCATACAATTGATGCAATAGGAATGTACGAGCTTAAAAGTATGTCTGAGGTAGCAGGTAAATTAGACATCACTGTAGGGACTTTAACTACCGCCATTAATCATTTAGTTAGAAAACAGTATGTTGAAAGAATGAGAAATGAAGAGGATAGAAGAGTAGTGCAAATAAAGTTAACTAAAAAAGGAAAATTGGCATACAGGATTCATGAAAAGTTTCACCATGATATGGTACTTGCAACCATTGAGGGATTATCTCATGAAGAAGAAGTAGTACTTGTAAGGTCTCTTGATAAATTAAATAATTTTTTTAAGGAAAAATATCATTTAAAAGGCAGTAAGAAGGAGATTAAAAATGAATAA
- a CDS encoding nitronate monooxygenase family protein has translation MNLPPLVIGDLIASVPIIQGGMGVGISGYKLASAVANEGAVGIISGAQIGYREPDFITNTKEANIRALRKEIRKAKEISPNGIIGVNLMVATNNYGEMVKACIEENADLIISGAGLPLLLPKFALGSNIKIAPIVSSGKAASIICKMWKRHNRCPDLIVVEGPEAGGHLGFHREDLNNPMSLDDIVTEVINEVKVFEEFYNKKIPVVAAGGVYDGRDIARLIKLGASGVQMATRFVATFECDADIKYKEEYIKCKKEDIEIIISPVGMPGRAIRNDFIKRVEQGRIPPDKCFQCLKKCNPKETPYCITRALVDAVNGNVDNALIFTGSNAYRIDKIVSVKNLIDELKNDAAKNLN, from the coding sequence ATGAATTTACCTCCTTTAGTAATAGGAGATTTGATTGCTAGTGTACCTATAATACAGGGTGGAATGGGAGTAGGCATTTCAGGCTATAAGTTGGCTTCTGCAGTTGCAAATGAAGGTGCAGTTGGTATAATCTCAGGGGCGCAGATAGGATATAGGGAGCCTGATTTCATTACAAATACAAAAGAGGCAAATATAAGAGCATTGAGAAAAGAAATCAGGAAGGCAAAGGAAATAAGCCCAAATGGAATAATTGGGGTTAATTTAATGGTTGCTACAAATAATTATGGTGAAATGGTAAAGGCATGTATTGAGGAAAATGCAGACCTGATAATTTCAGGAGCAGGATTGCCATTATTACTTCCAAAGTTTGCTTTAGGAAGCAATATAAAAATCGCCCCAATAGTTTCATCTGGTAAGGCAGCATCTATTATTTGTAAAATGTGGAAGAGACATAACAGATGCCCGGATTTAATTGTAGTAGAAGGCCCAGAAGCAGGTGGACACTTAGGATTTCACAGAGAAGATTTAAATAATCCTATGAGTTTAGATGATATTGTAACTGAGGTAATAAATGAAGTTAAAGTATTTGAAGAATTTTATAATAAAAAAATTCCTGTGGTTGCAGCAGGCGGGGTTTATGACGGCAGAGATATAGCGAGACTGATTAAACTAGGGGCAAGCGGAGTTCAGATGGCTACAAGATTTGTGGCCACATTTGAGTGTGATGCCGATATTAAATATAAGGAAGAATATATAAAATGTAAAAAAGAAGATATAGAAATTATAATAAGTCCTGTGGGTATGCCTGGAAGAGCAATAAGAAACGATTTTATTAAACGAGTTGAACAGGGAAGGATTCCACCGGATAAATGTTTCCAGTGTCTTAAAAAATGTAATCCAAAGGAAACACCATACTGTATAACAAGGGCCCTTGTGGATGCAGTTAATGGAAATGTCGATAATGCCCTGATTTTTACTGGCAGCAATGCATATAGGATAGATAAAATTGTCAGTGTTAAGAACCTCATAGATGAATTAAAAAATGATGCTGCGAAAAATTTGAATTAG
- a CDS encoding M23 family metallopeptidase — MTKKLLKGMLILYKKIDIKKIICIAALFIAGTVCAKEYISLKPNAWKVYLENTPIAYVKDKEDFNRINEEVKSQLMNEHKGININEEIKFQQVKIDYKLLSHTEFMKNSIKNNIKIEVPAVIMKTDGKIIGYLNNQEEIVKVLDKVKDYYINKNNIKQLEGYKLNNKITYAKVNADISKISTIDALSEKIILSDKNNEALVCFNVTGVKNGAELSRASQKVTLFTPALGTITSNFGMRWGKQHKGIDIGAAMGDPIYAAWDGKVIAAHYEEGYGNVIKIQHSNGIETVYGHCSLIEVRTNEYVKKGDKIGQVGSTGNSTGPHLHFEVIVNGQPENPLKYLSIGM; from the coding sequence ATGACAAAAAAATTACTGAAGGGAATGTTGATTTTGTATAAAAAGATTGATATTAAAAAAATTATATGCATAGCAGCATTATTTATAGCAGGTACTGTTTGTGCTAAAGAATATATTTCATTAAAACCAAATGCCTGGAAGGTCTATTTGGAAAATACTCCAATTGCATATGTTAAAGATAAAGAAGATTTTAATAGAATAAATGAAGAAGTCAAGTCTCAGTTAATGAATGAACATAAAGGAATAAATATAAATGAAGAGATAAAGTTCCAGCAGGTTAAAATTGATTACAAGTTGTTAAGCCATACGGAATTTATGAAAAATTCAATAAAAAACAATATAAAGATAGAAGTTCCGGCTGTTATCATGAAAACTGACGGAAAGATAATTGGATACTTAAATAATCAGGAAGAAATAGTAAAGGTACTGGATAAGGTAAAAGATTATTATATAAATAAAAATAACATAAAACAGCTGGAAGGATATAAATTAAATAATAAAATTACTTATGCAAAAGTTAATGCAGATATATCTAAAATATCAACTATAGATGCTTTATCTGAGAAGATCATACTTAGTGATAAAAACAATGAAGCATTAGTCTGCTTTAATGTAACAGGAGTAAAAAATGGAGCAGAACTATCAAGAGCTTCACAGAAGGTAACGCTATTTACGCCGGCCTTAGGAACAATAACATCAAATTTCGGTATGAGATGGGGAAAACAGCATAAGGGAATAGATATTGGAGCAGCAATGGGAGATCCTATTTATGCTGCCTGGGATGGTAAAGTCATAGCTGCACATTATGAAGAAGGTTATGGAAATGTAATTAAAATTCAGCATAGTAATGGCATAGAAACAGTGTATGGACATTGCAGCCTTATAGAAGTACGCACAAATGAATATGTAAAAAAAGGTGATAAAATAGGTCAAGTAGGCAGTACTGGTAACAGCACAGGACCACATTTACATTTTGAAGTAATAGTAAATGGCCAGCCGGAGAACCCGTTAAAATATTTAAGTATTGGGATGTAA